DNA from Ignavibacteria bacterium:
CGAATAATCCATAATTAATAATAATTATCTGGTCACCGACCTGACCCTTGCGGGCAGCAGGACCGTTCAGGCAGACTATACCTGAATTTCTCTCACCTTCAATTAAATATGTTTCAAATCTTTCACCGTTATTTACATTAACAATTTGAACCTGCTCATATGGAAGCATACCCGCCGCATCCATCAATGCAGAATCAAGCGTAAGTGAGCCCTCATAATGAAGCTCCGCTTGTGTTATGGTTGCTCTATGAACCTTTGATTTAAACATTATGCGTTTCATTTTTCAATCCTTTTTGTCATCCTGAACGAGGTGAAGGATTCCTTGAGTAAAAATTCGGGGATTCTTCGTCGCAAGCTCCTCAGAATGACACTTTATAAAACTTATATTTTTTTAATTCTTTGAAAAAACAATATTATCAATAAGCCGTGTTTTTCCCATTTTTACGGCAAGTGAAATCAATACTTCACCCTTATAACCATTTATATCCTTAATTTCGTTCAAAAGTTCATTGTCAGTTATTGCAATATACTGTACTTTTGCATCTTTTACGGTTTCATCAATTACATCTCTCATTAATTCTTTTATTTCTTCAGTTGTTAAGTCTTCGCTTCTTTTAAGCACCCAATCTTTTCCTTTTTCAAGCGCGGCGTATAAAATCGCAGCATCATTTCTTTCTGCATCGGTCAGGTAAGTATTTCGCGAGCTTTTTGCAAGACCGTTTTCTTCGCGTATTGTGGGGCAGGTAATTATTTCGACATCAAGATTCAAATCATTTGTCATGCGTTTCAGAACTACAACCTGCTGTGCATCTTTTTGTCCGAAGTATGCTTTATGAGGTTTAACAACGTTGAAAAGCTTCAGAACAATTGTAGCAACTCCGATAAAATGTCCCGGACGAATTTCTCCTTCGAGTCTGTTTGTAATTGTTGAAATCATTATGTTAGTCATATGATTTCTTTTATACATCTGAAGATTATCGGGATAAAAAATATAGTCCGCTCCCGCGTTCTTACACATTTCATAATCCTTATCGAAATCTCGCGGATAAGTTTCAAAATCTTCTCCCTGCAAAAACTGTGTCGGGTTGACATAAATGCTCACAACAACAATGTCACATTCTTCTTTTGCTTTCAGAATCAAAGAAGTATGTCCTTCGTGAAGATAACCCATTGTGGGAACGAAACCGATTTTCTTGTAAGTCAAACGGTTGAACTCCGAAATTTCCTGCATTGCCCTGACTTCTTTGACTACTTTCATATTTTTTTAAGTTTGTCATTCTGAGCGTAGCGAAGAATCCCCTGAGATAAAACGAATGGGATTCTTCACCCGATGAATCGGGTTCAGAATGACACAAGTGTTTTAATTCTTTATCAAATTCAAAATCTGCGAAAGCTTTGCTTTCATGTCTTTTCTTTCGACAATCAAATCAATAAATCCATGGTCGAGCAAAAACTCTGACTTCTGAAATCCCTTTGGCAAATCTTTTCCTGTTGCCTGCTTAACGACACGAGGACCTGCAAATGCAATCAAAGCATCTGGTTCTGCAATATTAAAATCACCCAGCATAGAAAATGAAGCGCTTGCTCCGCCCGTTGTCGGGTTAGTCAAAATCGATATATAAGGTACTTTTTCCTCATCAAGCTTTGCAAGCTTGGAGCTTGTTTTCGCAAGCTGCATAAGGGAAAGGACGCCTTCCATCATTCTTGCGCCGCCGCTAGATGAAATTATAATTAACGGATTTTTTGTTTTTATGGACTTATCTATTGCTCGTGAAATTTTTTCGCCGACAACGCTTCCCATACTGCCTCCGATGAAATCAAAATCCATGCATCCGAAAACAATGTCGTGTCCTTCAAGCTTTCCCGTGCCTGTTTTTATCGCATCATATAAATCAGTCTTGTTGAAAGTTTCATCAAGACGTTTTTTGTATGGCTTTGTATCCGTGAAGTTCAATGGGTCAATGGATTTCATTTTTTTATCCATCTCCTTAAACGTTCCTTCATCGATAAGAATTTTTATGTATTCATCGCTTCCGATTCTGAAATGAAGTCCGCATTTA
Protein-coding regions in this window:
- the panC gene encoding pantoate--beta-alanine ligase is translated as MKVVKEVRAMQEISEFNRLTYKKIGFVPTMGYLHEGHTSLILKAKEECDIVVVSIYVNPTQFLQGEDFETYPRDFDKDYEMCKNAGADYIFYPDNLQMYKRNHMTNIMISTITNRLEGEIRPGHFIGVATIVLKLFNVVKPHKAYFGQKDAQQVVVLKRMTNDLNLDVEIITCPTIREENGLAKSSRNTYLTDAERNDAAILYAALEKGKDWVLKRSEDLTTEEIKELMRDVIDETVKDAKVQYIAITDNELLNEIKDINGYKGEVLISLAVKMGKTRLIDNIVFSKN
- the accD gene encoding acetyl-CoA carboxylase, carboxyltransferase subunit beta, translating into MAWFKRKQENITTDEKKGVPDGQWIKCDGCGELIHRKQWESNFYTCPKCGLHFRIGSDEYIKILIDEGTFKEMDKKMKSIDPLNFTDTKPYKKRLDETFNKTDLYDAIKTGTGKLEGHDIVFGCMDFDFIGGSMGSVVGEKISRAIDKSIKTKNPLIIISSSGGARMMEGVLSLMQLAKTSSKLAKLDEEKVPYISILTNPTTGGASASFSMLGDFNIAEPDALIAFAGPRVVKQATGKDLPKGFQKSEFLLDHGFIDLIVERKDMKAKLSQILNLIKN
- the panD gene encoding aspartate 1-decarboxylase, whose protein sequence is MKRIMFKSKVHRATITQAELHYEGSLTLDSALMDAAGMLPYEQVQIVNVNNGERFETYLIEGERNSGIVCLNGPAARKGQVGDQIIIINYGLFDEHELVGFEPKAIHVDKNNKIIKEKSSLELIDV